A single window of Magnetococcus marinus MC-1 DNA harbors:
- a CDS encoding GNAT family N-acetyltransferase, translated as MTIRVIPIDHTLAAQWVSEKMVEPVQFGAGRALAAVDGSELLAAVLYQNYRDVDIEMAIAASHPRWAKRGVIGAFFHYPFVQLGCRRVTSLVAHTNRASQRLAEGLGFQLEGRCRQSYPAGQDALIYGLLKTECRWLAPQVRPNQSA; from the coding sequence ATGACCATTCGCGTTATCCCCATAGATCACACTTTGGCTGCGCAGTGGGTCAGTGAAAAGATGGTTGAACCGGTCCAATTTGGGGCGGGCCGTGCCCTGGCGGCGGTGGATGGCTCTGAGTTGTTGGCGGCGGTGCTCTATCAAAACTATCGCGATGTGGACATTGAGATGGCCATTGCCGCCTCTCATCCCCGTTGGGCCAAAAGGGGGGTGATTGGAGCCTTTTTTCACTATCCCTTTGTGCAGTTGGGCTGCCGACGTGTCACCAGTTTGGTGGCCCACACCAATAGAGCCTCGCAACGTTTGGCCGAGGGGCTGGGGTTTCAACTGGAGGGGCGCTGTCGCCAAAGTTATCCCGCTGGGCAGGATGCCTTAATTTACGGACTGCTTAAAACAGAGTGTCGCTGGTTGGCTCCTCAAGTCAGGCCAAACCAGTCTGCTTGA
- the yegQ gene encoding tRNA 5-hydroxyuridine modification protein YegQ yields the protein MSIPELLAPAGTMKSLHYALAYGADAVYVGLPRYSLRVRENEFDVAGLQEALHITRAAQKKLYVACNIVARDSKIDTFFKDMEPVLAMQPDALIVSDPGIIHMVRQRWPNQVLHLSVQANVVNSEAVKFWSAVGIARIILSRELSIEEMAVIRQRCPDVELEAFIHGALCVAYSGRCLLSGYMSHRDPNQGACTNACRWSYTAKPAQQTVEGHIIPIQAPAPLYLIEEQYRPDEWMVMEEDEHGTYVFNSKDLRAIRHVEALAHMGMDSLKIEGRTKSFFYVARTVQVYRMALDAAARGEAFDPNWLLALDDLANRGYTEGFYDRHAPAELQNYETGSTQNSQQFIGEIVGQDAGRLRVDVKNRFRVGEEIELMTPAGNHRFILGGMQKRDGTAMEVAPGSGHEVLIPIPAALNLTDNHAMLLVRCA from the coding sequence ATGTCCATACCTGAGCTGTTAGCCCCTGCGGGCACCATGAAGAGTTTACATTATGCGCTGGCCTATGGGGCTGATGCGGTTTATGTGGGGTTGCCGCGTTATAGCCTGCGGGTGCGGGAGAATGAATTTGATGTGGCTGGTTTGCAGGAGGCGCTACATATTACCCGCGCGGCGCAAAAAAAACTCTATGTCGCGTGTAATATTGTCGCCCGCGACAGCAAAATAGATACCTTTTTTAAAGATATGGAACCTGTGCTGGCGATGCAACCGGATGCTTTAATTGTCTCTGATCCCGGCATTATCCATATGGTTAGGCAGCGGTGGCCCAATCAGGTGCTGCACCTGTCGGTGCAGGCCAATGTGGTGAATTCTGAAGCGGTAAAATTTTGGTCAGCGGTGGGTATTGCCCGCATTATCCTCTCCCGCGAACTCTCCATTGAGGAAATGGCGGTTATTCGCCAACGCTGCCCGGATGTGGAGTTGGAGGCTTTTATTCATGGGGCGCTCTGTGTGGCCTACTCCGGGCGCTGTTTGCTGTCTGGCTATATGAGCCACCGAGATCCCAACCAAGGTGCCTGTACCAATGCCTGTCGCTGGTCCTATACGGCTAAGCCCGCCCAACAGACCGTGGAGGGGCATATTATTCCCATCCAAGCACCGGCTCCACTCTACTTAATAGAGGAGCAGTACCGCCCAGATGAGTGGATGGTGATGGAAGAGGATGAGCATGGTACCTATGTGTTCAACTCCAAAGATTTGCGTGCTATCCGCCATGTGGAGGCGCTGGCCCATATGGGCATGGACTCTCTCAAAATTGAGGGTCGCACCAAATCGTTTTTTTATGTTGCGCGCACGGTGCAGGTCTATCGTATGGCGCTGGACGCCGCCGCGCGGGGGGAAGCCTTTGATCCCAATTGGTTGTTGGCTCTGGATGATCTGGCCAACCGAGGCTATACCGAGGGATTTTATGACCGCCACGCTCCAGCCGAACTGCAAAACTATGAGACCGGCAGCACCCAGAACAGCCAGCAGTTTATAGGTGAAATCGTGGGGCAAGATGCAGGCCGCTTGCGGGTCGATGTCAAAAACCGCTTTCGGGTGGGGGAAGAGATTGAGTTGATGACCCCGGCGGGCAACCATCGCTTTATCTTGGGCGGCATGCAAAAACGTGATGGTACCGCCATGGAGGTTGCGCCGGGCTCTGGCCACGAGGTGCTGATACCCATACCCGCCGCGCTCAACTTAACCGATAACCACGCCATGTTGTTGGTGCGTTGCGCCTAG
- a CDS encoding phage major capsid protein, with the protein MSSTPYLSELVTSTLAGRSGSLADNMTKNNALLFRLQKKDNLKPFSGGRSIIEELEYAENSTFQRYSGYETLNIAPSEVFTAAEYDIKQAAVAVSISGLEQLQNSGTEAVIELMESRLKNAERTMINNIAADLYSDGTADSGKQIGGLQLLVADDPTTGTVGGIDRASWSFWRNVSYDCTTDGGASATGSNIQQYMNAVWLQLVRGTDRPDLIIADNNFYKLYLESLQAVQRVASNEMADAGFTSVKFMDADVVFDGGYGGNAPDNHMYFINSNYLKWRPHKDRNMVPIGPERFSTNQDATVQLIGVAGNLCLSNAFLQGVLKD; encoded by the coding sequence ATGTCCAGCACTCCCTATTTAAGCGAACTGGTCACCAGTACTCTGGCAGGCCGTAGCGGGTCTTTGGCCGATAACATGACCAAAAACAATGCGCTGCTGTTCCGTCTGCAAAAGAAAGACAACCTTAAACCCTTTAGCGGTGGCCGTTCCATCATTGAGGAGCTGGAGTATGCAGAAAACAGCACCTTTCAGCGCTACAGCGGTTATGAAACCCTAAATATTGCGCCCAGCGAGGTGTTTACCGCTGCGGAGTACGATATTAAACAGGCCGCTGTGGCCGTCTCTATCTCCGGTTTGGAGCAGTTGCAAAACAGCGGTACCGAGGCGGTCATTGAACTGATGGAGAGCCGCCTTAAAAACGCAGAACGCACCATGATTAACAACATTGCCGCCGACCTCTACAGCGATGGTACCGCCGATAGCGGCAAGCAGATTGGTGGTCTGCAACTGTTGGTGGCCGATGACCCCACCACGGGTACGGTGGGGGGCATTGATCGAGCCTCTTGGTCATTTTGGCGCAATGTCTCTTATGATTGCACCACCGATGGTGGGGCCTCGGCCACCGGCTCCAATATTCAGCAATATATGAATGCCGTGTGGCTGCAATTGGTGCGTGGTACAGACCGTCCCGACCTGATTATTGCCGACAATAACTTCTATAAGCTCTATCTGGAGTCTCTGCAAGCGGTGCAGCGTGTGGCCAGCAACGAGATGGCCGATGCCGGCTTTACCAGTGTGAAGTTTATGGATGCCGATGTGGTGTTCGATGGCGGTTATGGTGGTAATGCCCCGGATAACCATATGTATTTCATCAACTCGAACTATCTGAAATGGCGCCCCCATAAAGATCGCAACATGGTACCTATTGGTCCTGAACGTTTTAGCACCAATCAGGATGCCACCGTTCAATTGATCGGTGTGGCGGGTAACTTGTGCCTTTCTAACGCCTTTTTGCAAGGCGTTCTCAAAGATTAA
- a CDS encoding tetratricopeptide repeat-containing sulfotransferase family protein has translation MPLPHTLQQAIDLHSQKRLEQAEPLYIQCLEQPEDRHTALENLTILKLEQGDNPSAYSYANLRLTEQPLSINAVNNVAIVCMRMGKLREADHYFSQLLPQYKENPTLFQNAALVKFQLAMEGFPTAESLLALAKDGVEQFPESPPLLHNLALSQFLSGQQQAAAQLYGECIRRQPNEALAYLRIYSGPGSRDEVLYQALLEQLQQGPQKDPLAWVNLLFARAHAEAAREDYATAYSYYQQANSALRKVRRPVVHQEKMMTLKLESIKEQLQGFKLSPWQGPNPIFILGMPRSGTTLVEEIVARHSSVTPAGELPLLNEALGALMAPLMAGESLPVEQVAESILEARSYYRKELKARQITTPWYTDKSPGNFRFAGILPVLFPEAKIIHCQRDPVETLFSCYRSYFFEGHGWTTTPADLVDYYHYYQRTMQTWESWHPGRMIEVNYEGLVEQPQAQTQALYGALGWSWQPHYAEFKAHPQRPVLTQTLDQVRQPIHRQGINRVQHYPEFAQAVASQLLKP, from the coding sequence ATGCCCTTACCCCATACGCTACAACAAGCGATTGATCTGCATAGTCAAAAGCGCCTAGAACAGGCTGAACCCCTGTATATACAGTGCTTGGAACAGCCTGAAGATCGCCATACCGCGCTGGAAAATCTAACCATTCTTAAGTTGGAACAAGGGGATAATCCCTCTGCCTACAGCTATGCCAACCTGCGCCTGACCGAACAGCCCCTTAGTATTAATGCGGTCAACAATGTTGCCATCGTCTGCATGCGTATGGGCAAATTACGTGAAGCCGACCACTATTTTTCCCAACTATTGCCTCAATATAAAGAAAACCCTACCCTTTTTCAAAACGCCGCACTGGTTAAGTTTCAACTGGCGATGGAGGGTTTTCCCACCGCAGAAAGCCTGTTGGCCTTGGCCAAAGATGGGGTTGAACAGTTTCCCGAAAGCCCCCCCCTGCTGCACAACTTGGCCTTAAGCCAGTTTTTGTCCGGCCAACAGCAAGCCGCCGCCCAGCTCTACGGTGAGTGCATTCGTCGCCAACCCAACGAGGCGCTGGCCTATCTGCGTATCTACAGCGGTCCAGGCAGCCGGGATGAAGTGCTCTACCAAGCCCTTCTGGAGCAACTGCAACAAGGGCCTCAAAAGGACCCCTTGGCTTGGGTCAATTTACTGTTTGCTCGCGCCCATGCCGAAGCGGCCCGAGAAGATTATGCCACCGCTTATAGCTATTACCAGCAGGCCAACAGCGCCCTGCGTAAAGTGCGCCGCCCCGTGGTCCATCAAGAGAAGATGATGACCCTCAAGCTGGAAAGCATTAAAGAGCAGTTACAAGGCTTTAAACTAAGCCCATGGCAGGGACCAAACCCCATTTTTATCCTTGGCATGCCCCGCTCCGGCACCACCTTGGTCGAAGAAATTGTGGCACGCCACAGCAGTGTTACCCCAGCAGGAGAACTGCCCCTACTCAATGAGGCATTGGGTGCACTGATGGCCCCCCTCATGGCGGGGGAATCCCTACCGGTAGAACAGGTGGCAGAGTCCATTTTAGAAGCCCGCAGTTACTACCGTAAAGAGCTGAAAGCACGCCAGATCACCACCCCGTGGTATACCGATAAATCCCCCGGTAATTTCCGTTTTGCCGGAATTTTGCCGGTGCTTTTCCCCGAAGCGAAGATCATTCATTGTCAGCGGGATCCTGTGGAAACCCTCTTTTCATGCTACCGCAGTTATTTTTTTGAAGGGCATGGCTGGACCACCACCCCCGCAGATTTGGTGGACTACTACCACTATTATCAACGCACGATGCAAACGTGGGAAAGCTGGCATCCAGGCCGGATGATTGAGGTCAACTATGAAGGATTGGTGGAACAGCCTCAAGCGCAAACCCAAGCGCTTTATGGGGCACTCGGATGGTCATGGCAACCCCATTATGCTGAGTTTAAGGCGCACCCCCAGCGGCCCGTCTTGACCCAAACTCTAGACCAAGTACGCCAGCCCATCCACCGGCAGGGCATCAACCGTGTGCAACACTACCCCGAATTTGCGCAGGCCGTCGCCTCCCAGTTGCTGAAACCTTAG
- a CDS encoding SLC13 family permease produces MSFLNIPVKQIVAATIFAIIALYFSTIVPTIQIAWVMGILILTIYLFSFEVVGVDVAAITVMVLLGVSSLLAPYMGLEAGLVNNQHLFNGFSSNAVISIIAVMIIGAGLDKTGVMGKMAGFILKIGGTTEGRIIPIISGTVSFISSFMQNVGAAALFIPVVSRISARSGIPMSRLLMPMGFCAILGGTVTMVGSSPLILLNDLILNSNAALPAEKQMATWGLFSVTPIGLALVSTGILYFVLAGRFVLPASGGKGGNATSPMTYFRETYGLDYVMNEVLVPSETSLVGKNLFDIEHGEYKIRVIAVQQGPGDIVMGHNGLSREFTVRGGMVLGVMGIQSEVNRWANDWGLLVRQELKSFHEALSATKAGIAEVVIPPSSDLVNKSARDVWMRKTMGLSMIGLHRGGKTLQEGDGIRAMPLQAGDTLVVHTSWETLARIEKDRNFVVVTTEYPREELRPNKVGWAALFFVIALSMVLFSDLRLSVALLTGAVGMILSGVLTIDEAYQAVSWKTVFLLASLIPLGAAVETSGTAAWIAREVLAAIGTPPTWVLQGVIAVLATFFTLVMSNVGATVLLVPLAINIALEVGANPAVFALTVAIATSNSFLIPTHQVNALIMGPAGYRVPDFMRAGGIMTLLFLIVMMVMMNLIF; encoded by the coding sequence ATGTCTTTCCTAAATATTCCGGTTAAACAGATTGTAGCGGCAACGATCTTTGCGATAATCGCCCTCTATTTCTCAACGATCGTGCCTACCATCCAAATTGCTTGGGTCATGGGCATTCTCATTCTTACCATCTATCTCTTTTCTTTTGAAGTGGTTGGGGTGGATGTCGCAGCCATTACGGTCATGGTTCTGTTGGGTGTGAGTTCGCTACTGGCCCCCTATATGGGGTTAGAAGCAGGTTTAGTCAATAACCAGCACCTTTTTAATGGTTTCTCATCTAATGCGGTGATCTCCATTATTGCTGTCATGATCATTGGAGCGGGCTTGGATAAGACGGGTGTCATGGGGAAAATGGCCGGGTTTATCCTCAAAATAGGGGGTACCACCGAAGGCCGTATCATCCCTATTATCTCTGGCACGGTAAGCTTTATCTCAAGCTTTATGCAAAACGTGGGAGCTGCGGCCCTGTTTATTCCGGTGGTAAGCCGCATCTCCGCGCGCAGTGGTATACCGATGTCACGGCTGCTTATGCCTATGGGTTTTTGTGCCATTTTGGGTGGCACCGTAACCATGGTTGGCTCCAGTCCGTTGATTTTGCTCAATGATCTTATCCTCAACTCCAATGCGGCTCTACCTGCCGAGAAACAAATGGCAACTTGGGGGCTTTTTTCCGTTACCCCAATCGGCTTGGCCTTGGTCTCAACCGGGATTCTCTATTTTGTGTTGGCTGGCCGCTTTGTGCTCCCAGCTAGCGGGGGTAAAGGGGGGAACGCCACCAGCCCCATGACCTACTTTCGGGAAACCTACGGCCTAGACTACGTTATGAACGAAGTCCTCGTGCCTTCAGAAACCTCTTTGGTCGGTAAAAACCTGTTTGACATCGAGCATGGAGAGTACAAAATCCGTGTTATCGCCGTGCAGCAAGGGCCTGGGGATATCGTCATGGGTCACAACGGCTTGTCCCGCGAGTTTACTGTGCGTGGCGGCATGGTGCTGGGGGTTATGGGTATCCAGTCCGAGGTTAATCGTTGGGCGAACGACTGGGGTCTCCTGGTTCGGCAAGAGCTCAAATCATTTCACGAGGCTCTATCGGCTACCAAAGCGGGTATTGCTGAGGTGGTTATCCCCCCAAGCTCTGACTTGGTTAATAAAAGTGCCCGTGATGTATGGATGCGGAAAACCATGGGTCTCTCCATGATCGGTTTGCATCGTGGGGGGAAAACCTTACAGGAGGGCGATGGTATTCGTGCCATGCCGCTACAAGCTGGCGATACCTTGGTGGTGCATACCAGCTGGGAAACGTTGGCGCGCATTGAAAAAGACCGCAATTTTGTGGTGGTTACCACAGAATACCCGCGTGAAGAGTTGCGCCCCAACAAGGTAGGCTGGGCTGCTTTGTTTTTTGTTATCGCCCTCTCCATGGTGCTGTTTAGTGATCTGCGTCTGTCGGTGGCGCTGCTTACCGGAGCGGTGGGCATGATCCTGAGTGGCGTGTTGACCATTGATGAAGCCTACCAAGCGGTCAGTTGGAAAACCGTCTTTCTGCTCGCTTCCTTGATCCCGCTCGGGGCTGCTGTTGAGACTTCGGGAACGGCTGCATGGATCGCCCGCGAGGTGCTGGCTGCCATTGGCACCCCGCCAACCTGGGTATTGCAAGGGGTTATCGCGGTTCTCGCTACTTTCTTTACATTGGTCATGTCCAATGTGGGCGCGACCGTACTGCTGGTACCCTTGGCGATTAATATTGCGTTGGAGGTTGGGGCGAACCCGGCCGTATTTGCGTTGACGGTTGCCATCGCCACCTCCAATTCGTTCCTAATCCCTACCCACCAGGTTAACGCCTTGATCATGGGGCCTGCGGGCTACCGCGTGCCTGACTTCATGCGGGCAGGGGGGATCATGACCCTACTGTTCCTGATTGTCATGATGGTTATGATGAACTTGATTTTCTAA
- a CDS encoding SpoIIE family protein phosphatase, producing the protein MSPNTIWVVDDSATIRLMLDKFYRELGYRVVLMKDGLEAITAVESGNKPDLMLLDVDMPGMNGFDVCRIIRQHHDQPPTLPIIMLTSSDDEADIERAFALGVDEYLLKPVNWSLLKQRTRLLLERRQAVRGQQSSQQWLAALFSTAVDAIVVFDEDGIILDVNPALERLFGYVRAVMIGQGIQLLLPTAPSGPESVVQTPSVDQITASSGSGQEVKARHRDGNHFIVQLAVSRVESEDGESRFFAIIHDLTEQKMLQKALMARNEEMLRERSIVADILDRMRAHSTNDVTGVFTIFHPMERASGDILIAATRPTGVRHVFLGDFTGHGLTAALAGPMVTDIFCTMTNKGFAPDQILTEMNRQLHVKLPTTLFLAASFIEYDPAQKRLFIWNGGNPPLFLLRNDGSVRTFPSHTLSLGIVGGQSFDAQGCTLHVEEGEQVVAYTDGITEVAAQHSVDMFGEDRVVELFQRADSLEEVKDLLLKELCAFSGSEVMDDDLSMVIVQC; encoded by the coding sequence ATGAGTCCCAACACCATATGGGTGGTTGACGATTCGGCTACTATTCGCTTGATGTTAGACAAGTTTTATCGGGAACTTGGCTACCGGGTCGTCCTTATGAAGGATGGTTTAGAAGCGATCACTGCGGTCGAGTCGGGCAATAAGCCAGATCTGATGCTGCTGGATGTAGATATGCCGGGCATGAACGGTTTTGATGTCTGCCGCATCATCCGTCAGCACCATGACCAGCCCCCCACCTTACCCATCATCATGCTCACCAGCAGCGATGATGAGGCCGATATTGAGCGCGCCTTTGCCCTTGGGGTGGATGAATATCTGCTCAAGCCGGTCAACTGGTCGCTGCTCAAGCAGCGTACTCGGCTATTGCTGGAGCGTCGGCAGGCGGTGCGTGGGCAACAGAGCTCGCAACAGTGGCTGGCTGCCCTGTTTAGCACGGCTGTGGATGCCATTGTGGTGTTTGACGAAGACGGCATTATTTTAGACGTTAACCCCGCCTTAGAGCGGCTGTTTGGCTATGTGCGCGCGGTGATGATTGGGCAGGGTATTCAACTGCTGTTACCAACGGCCCCTTCGGGTCCCGAATCGGTGGTGCAAACCCCTTCGGTGGACCAAATCACCGCCAGTTCCGGTAGCGGGCAGGAGGTTAAGGCGCGTCATCGCGATGGTAACCACTTTATTGTGCAATTGGCGGTTTCGCGGGTAGAAAGCGAAGATGGGGAGAGCCGGTTTTTCGCCATTATCCACGATTTAACCGAACAAAAAATGCTGCAAAAGGCGCTCATGGCTCGCAATGAAGAGATGCTGCGGGAGCGCTCCATCGTGGCAGATATCCTAGACCGTATGCGCGCTCATAGCACCAATGATGTCACGGGTGTTTTCACCATTTTTCACCCCATGGAGCGGGCTTCGGGGGATATCCTTATTGCCGCTACCCGTCCCACCGGGGTGCGTCATGTGTTTTTGGGAGATTTTACCGGTCATGGGCTTACCGCTGCTTTGGCGGGTCCTATGGTGACGGACATCTTTTGCACCATGACCAATAAGGGCTTTGCCCCCGATCAAATTTTGACCGAGATGAACCGACAACTCCACGTCAAACTACCGACCACGCTGTTTCTCGCCGCCTCGTTTATTGAGTATGACCCGGCGCAAAAGCGGCTGTTTATTTGGAATGGTGGCAATCCCCCCCTCTTTTTGTTGCGCAATGATGGCAGCGTGCGGACCTTTCCCAGTCATACCCTGTCGCTGGGGATTGTCGGAGGACAGAGTTTTGATGCCCAAGGGTGTACCCTACACGTGGAAGAGGGGGAGCAGGTCGTCGCCTACACCGATGGTATTACCGAAGTAGCCGCACAGCATAGTGTGGATATGTTTGGTGAAGATCGGGTTGTTGAGCTGTTTCAGCGTGCCGACTCGCTGGAGGAGGTCAAAGATCTTCTGCTTAAAGAGCTTTGCGCCTTTAGCGGTAGTGAGGTTATGGATGATGACCTTTCCATGGTAATTGTGCAGTGCTGA
- a CDS encoding tetratricopeptide repeat protein: MEPHVENPTSWLQQERMLYAQLAHNPNDGQVCLRLGQGYLQQQLWWGALFFLDRALQIEPERLAVHDALGRLYVARGEWSKAIEHFTQAIRLDGGRTPTHWGNRAFCYGQLKTYGLAAADYRRVVERDPAMGGALAESLLQQAQHEFAQEHFVEAAVLLTEAQCYRPNHMKTLLLQARAWLKSGDLAKAATGYGRLLELNPNLPEVHHTLGTILAQDKAHAQQAAHHLRQAVALTHGESRALLNLATHLLSNMDEDFLDESVTLLRQAQEQWPDDALVRYSLGCALLLQGAFTEGWALYESRFAAAAATHTHHYMEASPPTQPLWQGEPLQGKTLLLVGEQGFGDQLQMARLIEPLKKRYGCRVQMVTHPSLMTLFEQIPTLERVWQLGEPPQSGYDYWLPIMSLPHRLGITLPNIPGRLPYLNATRSAVKGWQGQLKKMKGLKVGLVWTGNPLHMKAMHRRVPFEALTAWGEIEGIHFISLQKDPMAGDEQHPLWQKMHHFEAQLTDFHATAALIKNLDLVITVDTAVAHLAGGLGVPVWMMLPCKTDFRWMQQREDSPWYPSMRLFRGRSFENPWPKVIEAVAVALRNATGKR; this comes from the coding sequence ATGGAACCACATGTTGAAAACCCCACTTCATGGTTACAGCAAGAGCGCATGTTGTATGCTCAGCTGGCCCATAATCCCAATGATGGGCAGGTCTGCCTGCGTTTAGGGCAAGGTTATCTCCAGCAGCAGCTTTGGTGGGGAGCGCTGTTTTTTTTGGATCGCGCTCTACAGATTGAGCCTGAGCGGTTGGCTGTGCACGATGCCTTGGGTCGGCTCTATGTGGCGCGTGGTGAGTGGTCTAAAGCGATCGAACATTTTACGCAGGCCATTCGGCTTGATGGGGGGCGCACCCCCACCCATTGGGGTAATCGGGCCTTCTGTTATGGGCAGCTCAAGACCTATGGGTTGGCTGCGGCGGACTATCGCCGGGTGGTCGAGCGTGATCCTGCCATGGGGGGGGCTTTGGCTGAAAGTTTGTTGCAGCAGGCCCAGCATGAATTTGCCCAGGAACACTTTGTTGAGGCGGCGGTTCTGTTGACCGAGGCGCAATGTTACCGGCCAAACCATATGAAAACCCTTCTGCTTCAGGCAAGAGCTTGGTTGAAAAGTGGCGATTTGGCCAAGGCCGCCACCGGCTATGGGCGATTGTTGGAGCTAAACCCCAATCTGCCTGAAGTGCATCACACGTTGGGCACCATTTTGGCTCAGGATAAAGCCCATGCCCAACAGGCCGCTCACCATCTGCGCCAAGCCGTAGCGTTGACGCATGGCGAGAGCCGGGCCCTGCTCAATCTGGCGACGCACTTACTGAGCAATATGGATGAAGATTTTCTGGATGAATCGGTGACGCTACTGCGGCAGGCTCAGGAGCAATGGCCTGATGATGCCCTGGTGCGTTACAGCTTGGGCTGTGCGCTGCTACTACAAGGGGCGTTTACCGAGGGGTGGGCATTGTATGAGTCCCGTTTTGCGGCTGCTGCTGCCACGCATACCCATCACTACATGGAAGCCTCTCCCCCCACGCAACCGCTGTGGCAGGGTGAGCCCCTACAGGGTAAAACCTTATTGCTGGTCGGTGAGCAGGGCTTTGGTGACCAGTTGCAGATGGCCCGTTTGATCGAGCCGCTGAAAAAGCGCTATGGTTGCCGTGTGCAGATGGTAACTCACCCGAGCTTGATGACTCTGTTTGAACAGATACCCACTCTGGAACGGGTGTGGCAGCTTGGTGAGCCGCCACAGTCTGGCTATGACTACTGGTTGCCGATCATGAGTCTGCCACACCGTTTGGGCATCACATTGCCGAACATTCCGGGGCGTCTGCCCTATCTTAACGCGACACGTTCAGCGGTTAAGGGTTGGCAGGGCCAGTTAAAAAAAATGAAGGGCCTTAAAGTCGGTCTGGTGTGGACCGGTAATCCGCTGCATATGAAGGCAATGCATAGGCGGGTACCCTTTGAGGCGCTGACTGCATGGGGTGAAATAGAAGGGATTCATTTTATCTCCCTGCAAAAAGATCCTATGGCTGGGGATGAGCAGCATCCCCTATGGCAAAAGATGCATCACTTTGAAGCGCAACTCACGGATTTTCATGCCACAGCAGCCTTGATCAAGAATCTGGATTTAGTGATTACCGTGGACACAGCGGTGGCCCACTTGGCTGGCGGGTTAGGGGTACCGGTTTGGATGATGCTCCCTTGCAAAACCGATTTTCGTTGGATGCAGCAGCGTGAGGATTCGCCCTGGTATCCAAGCATGCGGCTTTTTAGGGGGCGCTCTTTTGAGAATCCCTGGCCCAAGGTGATCGAGGCGGTCGCGGTTGCCCTGCGTAATGCAACGGGCAAGCGTTGA